Proteins from a single region of Spirochaetota bacterium:
- a CDS encoding amidohydrolase family protein encodes MTTDARGAVAGAVVVERDRILMVGSVSEARKFIESGTRVVDLKGKTMMPGIIDPHSHFPGSGLSLLAVDFNSPPIGAVKKLDERYALLREKAAATPRGRWILAFGFDDTMIAEKQYPTRAELDAISMEHPIFVLHISANTGVGNSMALALAGITRETPDPAGGKIGRDPVGGDLTGYVAESAAKQLTAMATQFPLHEAFRLLQAAGHQYVSVGVTTAQVGLLTDKYRKSIVPLARRNLLPVRLVVWPAEDVAQDILDAKIEAGNTPRLYWGAFKLVLDGSIQAFTACLSKPYYRPSVEGFRGYLALDEKHFREAVMRYHAAGSR; translated from the coding sequence ATGACCACGGATGCGCGGGGCGCCGTCGCCGGGGCGGTGGTCGTGGAGCGGGATCGCATCCTGATGGTCGGCAGCGTTTCGGAAGCGCGGAAATTCATAGAAAGCGGCACCAGGGTGGTCGATCTGAAGGGCAAAACCATGATGCCGGGCATCATCGACCCCCACAGTCATTTCCCCGGTTCAGGCCTGAGTCTTCTGGCCGTCGACTTCAACAGTCCGCCCATCGGGGCCGTTAAAAAGCTCGATGAACGGTATGCCCTCCTGCGCGAAAAAGCCGCCGCCACTCCCCGGGGCCGGTGGATCCTGGCCTTCGGTTTCGACGACACCATGATCGCCGAAAAACAATATCCCACGCGGGCGGAACTGGATGCGATTTCCATGGAACATCCGATTTTCGTCCTTCACATCTCCGCTAACACGGGGGTGGGCAACTCGATGGCCCTTGCGCTGGCCGGCATCACCAGAGAGACGCCCGACCCCGCGGGAGGGAAAATCGGCCGGGATCCCGTTGGCGGGGATTTAACCGGGTATGTGGCCGAATCCGCCGCCAAGCAGCTGACCGCCATGGCGACGCAGTTTCCCCTGCATGAGGCATTTCGCCTGCTGCAGGCAGCCGGTCACCAGTATGTCTCGGTCGGCGTGACCACGGCCCAGGTCGGCCTGCTTACCGATAAATACCGCAAGTCGATCGTTCCTCTTGCCCGGAGGAACCTCCTTCCGGTGCGTCTGGTTGTCTGGCCCGCGGAAGACGTGGCGCAGGATATACTGGATGCTAAAATCGAAGCCGGGAACACACCGCGCCTCTACTGGGGAGCGTTCAAGCTGGTGCTGGACGGCTCGATCCAGGCCTTCACCGCCTGCCTGTCCAAACCCTATTATCGCCCGTCCGTGGAAGGATTTCGGGGCTACCTCGCGCTCGATGAGAAGCATTTCCGTGAGGCGGTCATGCGCTACCATGCGGCCGGCAGCAGATAG